The following coding sequences are from one Bradyrhizobium sp. WSM471 window:
- a CDS encoding circularly permuted type 2 ATP-grasp protein: MAEGAAEGDDKGGQAQGQRDGQRRLAQWVRDYRRLPGIPDEFLGPDGKPRAVWSRFFDAFGALAPDEVERRFGMADRHLREAGVTYRAPGESADRPWSISHLPLLIDEADWKQLSDGITQRAELLELVLRDIYGEGRLVAEGALPAAAIAGSPEYLRPVCGVPPPGGRYLSLYAADVGRGPDGRWWVLGDRTQAPSGAGYALENRLVLSRAFSDLYKSMNVPRVAPFFEAFRDSLRARADRDEPRIGVLTPGSFSETYFEHATLARYLGFLLVEGDDLAVSDNHIHIRTVAGLKRLDVLLRRVDSNSLDPLELDASSRLGVPGLIDVLRKDGVVVANMPGSGVLEARAMLGFLPALSRRLLGEELKMPHIATWWCGQRSARDEVLSRLDEVAIEGAYQRGVPGFDSNGPVLASELDAAGRRRLSDAIAARGMDYVGQEVVRLSTMPVWEQGQITPRPFVLRVFAAATPDGWAIMPGGFCRIAEQPDARAVSMGDGARSADVWVVSDKQVSTATLLPAVDKVRIRRIAGVLPSRAADNLFWLGRYLERAEATLRLVRALGSPSGPNKGTAASLQSAERIQRLLVTWGAISQTSRAAPGRIVAEALQSPERFGSALSLVRAAQRTATSLRERLSPDAWQVITEMAERLAVEVEDDDSVLSAAELTLQELASFAGLAHENMNRAAGWRFLDIGRRTERAINTTRFARQFAYDEAGDEDLDILLTLVDCQITYRSRYLLAPILAPVRDLAVLDSYNPRSVAFQVTALNEHIAALPSLKEHGLIEKPQRLAVAMQAMLATAEAEKLEVKTLFALEQDLLSLAEAVGQHYFPHGPNASRPEKLTGLA; the protein is encoded by the coding sequence ATGGCCGAGGGCGCAGCCGAAGGGGACGACAAGGGGGGTCAGGCGCAAGGTCAACGTGATGGCCAGCGCCGCTTGGCGCAATGGGTCCGCGACTATAGGCGCCTGCCCGGTATCCCCGACGAGTTTCTCGGCCCGGACGGCAAGCCCCGCGCGGTCTGGAGCCGCTTCTTCGATGCCTTCGGCGCGCTCGCGCCCGACGAGGTCGAGCGGCGGTTTGGCATGGCCGACCGTCATCTCCGCGAGGCCGGCGTCACCTATCGCGCGCCCGGCGAGAGCGCCGACCGGCCCTGGTCGATCAGCCATCTGCCGCTGCTGATCGACGAGGCCGACTGGAAGCAGCTGTCCGACGGCATCACCCAGCGCGCCGAGCTGCTCGAGCTTGTGCTGCGCGACATCTATGGCGAGGGCCGCCTCGTCGCCGAAGGCGCGTTGCCTGCGGCCGCGATTGCCGGCAGCCCCGAATATCTCCGTCCGGTCTGCGGCGTGCCGCCGCCGGGCGGGCGCTATCTCTCGCTCTATGCCGCCGATGTCGGCCGCGGGCCCGACGGCCGCTGGTGGGTGCTCGGAGACCGCACGCAGGCGCCGTCGGGCGCGGGCTATGCGCTGGAGAACCGCCTGGTGCTCTCGCGCGCCTTCTCCGATCTCTACAAGTCGATGAACGTGCCGCGCGTCGCGCCGTTCTTCGAAGCGTTTCGCGACAGTCTGCGTGCGCGCGCCGACCGCGACGAGCCGCGCATTGGCGTGCTCACGCCGGGCAGCTTCAGCGAGACCTATTTCGAGCACGCGACGCTGGCGCGCTATCTCGGCTTCCTGCTGGTCGAGGGCGACGATCTCGCCGTCAGCGACAACCATATTCACATCCGCACGGTTGCGGGCCTCAAGCGCCTCGACGTGCTGCTGCGCCGTGTCGATTCCAATTCGCTCGACCCGCTCGAGCTCGACGCCTCCTCGCGGCTCGGTGTCCCCGGCCTGATCGACGTGTTGCGCAAGGACGGCGTCGTGGTCGCCAACATGCCCGGCTCGGGCGTTCTGGAGGCGCGCGCGATGCTCGGCTTCCTGCCGGCGCTGAGCCGCCGCCTGCTCGGGGAAGAGCTGAAGATGCCGCACATCGCAACCTGGTGGTGCGGCCAGCGCTCGGCGCGCGACGAGGTGTTGTCGCGGCTCGACGAGGTCGCGATCGAGGGCGCCTATCAGCGCGGCGTTCCCGGTTTCGACAGCAACGGTCCGGTGCTCGCGAGCGAGCTCGACGCCGCCGGGCGCCGGCGCCTGAGCGACGCCATCGCCGCGCGCGGCATGGACTATGTCGGCCAGGAGGTGGTGCGGCTCTCGACCATGCCGGTGTGGGAGCAGGGGCAGATCACGCCCCGTCCCTTCGTGCTGCGCGTGTTCGCAGCCGCGACGCCCGACGGCTGGGCCATCATGCCCGGCGGCTTCTGCCGGATCGCCGAGCAGCCGGATGCGCGCGCGGTGTCGATGGGCGACGGCGCGCGCTCCGCCGATGTCTGGGTGGTCTCGGACAAGCAGGTCTCGACCGCGACGCTGCTGCCTGCAGTCGACAAGGTGCGCATCCGCCGTATCGCCGGCGTGCTGCCGAGCCGCGCCGCCGACAATCTGTTCTGGCTCGGCCGCTATCTCGAACGCGCCGAGGCGACGCTGCGGCTGGTGCGGGCGCTGGGCTCGCCGAGCGGGCCCAACAAGGGCACCGCGGCCTCGCTGCAATCGGCCGAGCGTATCCAGCGCCTGCTGGTGACCTGGGGCGCGATCTCGCAGACCTCGCGCGCGGCGCCCGGCCGCATCGTCGCCGAAGCGCTGCAGAGCCCGGAGCGTTTCGGCTCGGCACTGTCGCTGGTCCGCGCGGCCCAGCGCACCGCGACCTCCTTGCGCGAGCGGCTGTCGCCCGATGCCTGGCAAGTCATCACCGAGATGGCCGAGCGGCTGGCCGTCGAGGTCGAGGACGACGACAGCGTGCTGAGCGCGGCCGAGCTGACCTTGCAGGAGCTCGCGAGCTTTGCCGGCCTTGCGCATGAGAACATGAACCGCGCCGCGGGCTGGCGCTTCCTCGATATCGGCCGCCGCACCGAGCGCGCCATCAACACCACGCGTTTTGCCCGGCAGTTTGCCTATGACGAAGCCGGCGATGAGGATCTCGATATCCTGCTGACGCTGGTGGATTGCCAGATCACCTACCGCTCGCGTTATCTGCTGGCGCCGATCCTGGCGCCGGTGCGCGACCTCGCCGTGCTCGACAGCTACAATCCGCGTTCGGTGGCGTTCCAGGTGACGGCGCTGAACGAGCACATCGCCGCACTGCCGAGCCTGAAGGAGCACGGCCTGATCGAAAAGCCGCAGCGGCTTGCGGTCGCGATGCAGGCGATGCTCGCGACCGCGGAGGCCGAGAAGCTCGAGGTCAAGACGCTGTTCGCGCTCGAGCAGGATCTGCTCAGCCTCGCCGAGGCAGTCGGGCAGCACTACTTCCCGCACGGCCCCAATGCCAGCCGGCCGGAAAAACTGACGGGGCTGGCGTGA
- a CDS encoding transglutaminase family protein: MIYDIRHVTTYEYESPVSFARCTLRLEPRSGHGQELISHKVEIRPRPAERSVRRDFFGTLTESVVIEAAHRTLRIDSRSRVKVSRQPRARDADSPGWESIRDIAFEATSLGPSSPVGYVFASPLVPVLGPVSAYAAQSFAPGVGILAGAVDLMHRIRAEFRYDPKATVISTPLNEVFVKRHGVCQDFAHIMIAGLRGLGLPAAYVSGYLRTIPPAGQPRLQGADATHAWVSLWCGEELGWVDFDPTNDLMVAGDHIVLAVGRDFSDVSPVDGIIVGSPKQKLDVAVDVLLVE, from the coding sequence GTGATCTACGACATCCGTCACGTCACCACCTACGAATACGAGAGTCCGGTCAGCTTCGCCCGCTGCACGCTGCGGCTGGAGCCGAGGAGCGGCCATGGCCAGGAGCTGATCTCGCACAAGGTCGAGATTCGTCCGCGCCCCGCGGAGCGTAGCGTCCGCCGCGATTTCTTCGGCACGCTGACCGAGAGTGTGGTGATCGAGGCCGCGCATCGCACTCTGCGCATCGATTCCCGCTCTCGCGTGAAGGTGTCGCGCCAGCCCCGGGCGCGTGACGCTGACAGCCCGGGCTGGGAGAGCATTCGCGACATCGCCTTCGAGGCGACGAGCCTCGGGCCGTCCTCGCCGGTCGGCTATGTCTTTGCGAGCCCGCTGGTGCCGGTGCTGGGACCGGTCAGCGCCTATGCGGCGCAAAGCTTCGCGCCAGGTGTGGGTATCCTCGCCGGGGCGGTCGATCTGATGCATCGCATCCGCGCCGAATTTCGCTACGACCCGAAGGCGACGGTAATCTCGACGCCGCTCAACGAGGTCTTCGTCAAGCGCCATGGCGTCTGTCAGGATTTTGCCCATATCATGATCGCGGGCTTGCGCGGGCTGGGCCTGCCCGCGGCCTATGTCAGCGGATATCTCCGCACCATTCCGCCGGCGGGCCAGCCGCGCCTGCAGGGCGCCGATGCCACCCATGCCTGGGTGTCGCTGTGGTGCGGGGAGGAGCTTGGCTGGGTCGATTTCGATCCGACCAACGATCTTATGGTTGCTGGCGACCATATCGTGCTCGCGGTCGGTCGCGACTTTTCCGACGTTTCGCCGGTCGACGGCATCATCGTCGGCTCGCCGAAGCAGAAGCTCGACGTCGCCGTCGACGTGCTGCTGGTGGAATGA
- a CDS encoding metal-dependent phosphohydrolase, with protein MMTLPRLAAESLEKTLGSFMRRRYGDAPANIVESATRTAMECIGNSDALYHNVEHTMLVTLAGHSILSGRYLHIHLSAEDYVHVLIACLAHDIGYVRGLFEEDDEDGFVVDAAGTKVSLPRGSSDASLMMYHVDRSKLYVMRRLQHIPGLDPERIARAIEGTRFPAREGQDYDDDASILRAADFIGQLGDPNYLRKANALYYEFEEVGMNRQLGYDSPADIVNRYPQFYWNSVAPHIQTEIGYLNKTEIGRQWIANLYSNVFRAERDITLSGPQK; from the coding sequence ATGATGACGTTACCGAGACTGGCGGCTGAATCCCTGGAGAAGACGCTGGGTTCGTTCATGCGCCGCAGATACGGCGATGCTCCGGCAAACATCGTCGAGAGCGCAACCCGCACTGCAATGGAATGCATCGGCAACAGCGATGCGCTTTATCACAATGTCGAGCATACGATGCTGGTCACGCTCGCGGGCCATTCCATCCTGAGCGGCCGGTATCTTCATATTCATCTCTCGGCCGAGGATTACGTCCACGTCCTGATCGCGTGTCTTGCCCATGACATCGGTTATGTCCGCGGCTTGTTCGAGGAAGATGACGAGGACGGTTTTGTGGTCGATGCGGCAGGCACCAAGGTCTCGCTGCCCCGCGGCTCATCAGATGCCAGCCTGATGATGTATCATGTCGACCGGTCCAAGCTGTACGTCATGCGCCGGCTGCAGCATATTCCAGGGCTCGATCCGGAACGCATCGCCCGCGCCATCGAGGGCACGCGGTTTCCGGCCCGGGAAGGCCAGGATTATGACGACGACGCCTCGATCCTGCGCGCCGCCGACTTCATCGGCCAGCTCGGAGATCCCAACTATCTGCGCAAGGCCAACGCGCTCTACTACGAGTTCGAGGAGGTCGGCATGAACCGCCAGCTCGGCTACGATTCGCCGGCCGACATCGTGAACCGTTATCCGCAGTTCTATTGGAACAGCGTCGCGCCGCACATTCAGACCGAGATTGGTTATCTCAACAAGACCGAGATTGGTCGCCAGTGGATCGCCAACCTCTACAGCAACGTCTTCCGCGCCGAGCGTGACATCACGTTGTCCGGGCCGCAGAAATAA
- a CDS encoding alpha/beta fold hydrolase, producing the protein MQEKSVTTDILDIAYREYGAPDGWPCIMGHGFPYDVNAYAETAPIMAQAGARVLVPWLRGYGPTRFRSVATLRSGEQAALGADLLAFMDALGISRAVVGGYDWGGRAACVVSVLHPERVIALVSGNSYNIQNIARSMEPASPPEEAALWYQYLFHNERGRRALERNRRGFARQLWSMWSPTWAFDDATFETSAISFDNPDFVDVVIHSYRHRYALVAGDPAYAAIEAKLAAQPPIQVPTIAIDGDSDGVNSGTAHHARKFEGFFEARVFARAGHNLPQERPAEWAQAVLDVRKAAS; encoded by the coding sequence ATGCAAGAAAAATCAGTCACCACCGACATCCTCGACATTGCCTATCGCGAATACGGCGCGCCGGACGGCTGGCCCTGCATCATGGGTCACGGCTTTCCCTACGACGTGAACGCCTATGCCGAGACCGCGCCGATCATGGCGCAAGCGGGCGCGCGGGTGCTGGTGCCCTGGCTGCGCGGCTACGGGCCGACGCGGTTCCGCTCCGTTGCGACATTGCGCTCCGGCGAGCAGGCGGCGCTTGGCGCCGATCTCCTGGCCTTCATGGATGCGCTTGGAATCTCGCGCGCGGTGGTCGGCGGTTACGACTGGGGCGGGCGCGCAGCCTGCGTGGTCTCGGTGCTGCACCCGGAGCGCGTGATCGCGCTGGTCTCGGGCAATTCCTACAACATCCAGAACATCGCGCGTTCGATGGAGCCGGCTTCGCCACCGGAGGAGGCGGCGCTCTGGTATCAATATCTCTTCCACAACGAGCGCGGCCGCCGCGCGCTGGAGCGCAACCGGCGCGGTTTTGCGCGCCAGCTCTGGTCGATGTGGTCGCCGACATGGGCCTTCGACGACGCGACGTTCGAGACCAGCGCAATCTCGTTCGACAATCCTGATTTCGTCGATGTCGTGATCCACTCCTACCGTCATCGTTATGCCCTGGTCGCGGGCGATCCCGCCTATGCCGCGATCGAGGCGAAGCTCGCCGCCCAGCCGCCGATCCAGGTGCCGACCATCGCGATCGACGGCGACAGCGACGGCGTTAATTCCGGCACCGCGCATCACGCGCGCAAGTTCGAGGGCTTTTTCGAGGCACGTGTGTTCGCTAGGGCCGGCCACAATTTGCCGCAGGAGCGGCCGGCCGAATGGGCGCAGGCCGTGCTCGATGTGCGGAAAGCGGCCTCGTAG
- the folE gene encoding GTP cyclohydrolase I FolE: MKTQTRRLERVAVAQAPTERPERAEVEQAIRTMIRWAGDDPARDGLRDTPDRVARAFEEYFSGYAQDPTEILQKTFEEIEGYDEMIVLRGVRFESHCEHHMAPIVGRAWVAYIPQGRVVGISKLARLVDIYAKRLQIQEKMTAQIANTINDVLRPEGVGVIIKATHHCMTTRGAHKPGTDLVTSRMLGVFRDNALTRQELLGLANSDD, translated from the coding sequence ATGAAGACGCAAACGCGCAGGCTGGAACGTGTCGCGGTCGCGCAGGCGCCGACCGAGCGGCCCGAGAGGGCGGAGGTCGAGCAGGCGATCCGGACCATGATCCGCTGGGCCGGCGACGATCCCGCGCGCGACGGTCTGCGCGATACGCCGGACCGGGTCGCGCGCGCCTTCGAGGAGTATTTCTCCGGCTATGCGCAGGATCCGACCGAAATCCTGCAAAAGACCTTTGAGGAGATCGAAGGCTATGACGAGATGATCGTCCTGCGCGGCGTTCGCTTCGAAAGCCATTGCGAGCACCACATGGCACCGATCGTCGGCCGCGCCTGGGTCGCTTATATCCCGCAAGGGCGCGTCGTCGGCATCTCCAAGCTCGCGCGTCTCGTCGACATCTACGCCAAGCGGCTTCAGATCCAGGAGAAGATGACCGCGCAGATCGCCAACACGATCAACGATGTGCTGCGGCCTGAAGGTGTCGGAGTCATCATCAAGGCGACGCATCACTGCATGACCACGCGCGGCGCGCACAAGCCTGGGACCGATCTCGTCACCAGCCGCATGCTCGGCGTGTTCCGCGACAATGCGCTGACGCGCCAGGAGCTGCTGGGGCTGGCCAATTCGGACGATTGA
- a CDS encoding FAD-dependent oxidoreductase: MTEDKKPSGPDLSRGVTLAAFKDGKLLGHVGEEDVLLVQAGSEIFAIEPACSHYHGPLAEGLVVGDTIRCPWHHACFSLRSGEATRPPALNALAVWEVSRDQDKIVVQRKREIPKPPVPHRTAPTPEKFVIIGGGAAGFAAAQTLRREGFAGAITMLSNDSAMPVDRPNLSKDYLAGNAPEDWLPLRGEEDYRDAGIDLRLNTNVAAIEAKTRSVTLGNGDRLPFDRLLLATGAEPVRLQIPGADQPHVYTLRSVADSRAIIKAAGSAKRALVIGASFIGLEVAASLRARKIEVHVVAPDERPMQKVLGPEMGDFVRALHEENGVNFHLEDTVEKLDGTRATLKSGGVIEAELVVVGIGVKPRLALAEQAGLAADRGVSVSEYLETSIAGIFAAGDIARWPDPHSRQTIRVEHWVVAERQGQTAARNMLGKRERFEAVPFFWSQHYDVPINYVGHAESFDEIAIDGSISGKDCLLKYRKGGRVLAVASIYRDLDNLKAELEMERTRG; encoded by the coding sequence ATGACCGAGGACAAGAAGCCAAGCGGGCCCGACCTGAGCAGGGGTGTGACGCTTGCCGCGTTCAAGGACGGCAAATTGCTCGGCCATGTCGGCGAGGAAGACGTCCTGCTGGTGCAGGCCGGCAGCGAGATCTTCGCGATCGAGCCGGCCTGCAGCCATTATCACGGACCGCTCGCCGAAGGGCTGGTGGTTGGCGACACCATCCGCTGCCCCTGGCATCACGCCTGTTTCTCCTTGCGGTCAGGCGAGGCGACCCGTCCGCCGGCGCTGAATGCGCTGGCGGTGTGGGAGGTCTCGCGCGATCAGGACAAGATCGTCGTTCAGCGCAAGCGCGAGATACCGAAGCCTCCGGTGCCTCACCGTACAGCGCCAACGCCGGAAAAATTCGTCATCATCGGCGGCGGCGCGGCGGGTTTCGCGGCGGCGCAGACGCTCCGTCGCGAGGGCTTTGCCGGCGCCATCACCATGCTCAGCAATGACAGCGCGATGCCGGTGGACCGGCCCAATCTCTCCAAGGATTACCTCGCGGGCAACGCGCCGGAGGATTGGCTGCCGCTGCGGGGCGAGGAGGACTATCGGGACGCCGGGATCGATCTCAGGCTCAACACGAATGTCGCCGCGATCGAGGCGAAGACGCGCAGCGTGACGCTGGGCAACGGCGACAGGCTGCCGTTCGACCGGCTGCTGCTCGCGACCGGCGCCGAGCCGGTCAGATTGCAGATTCCGGGTGCGGACCAGCCTCATGTCTACACCCTGCGCTCGGTCGCCGACAGCCGCGCCATCATCAAGGCGGCCGGCAGCGCCAAGCGTGCGCTGGTGATCGGTGCCAGCTTCATCGGCCTCGAAGTTGCGGCCTCCTTGCGGGCACGCAAGATCGAGGTGCACGTGGTCGCGCCGGACGAACGGCCGATGCAGAAGGTGCTCGGTCCCGAGATGGGCGATTTCGTGCGCGCGCTGCATGAGGAGAATGGTGTTAACTTCCATCTCGAGGACACCGTGGAAAAGCTGGACGGCACGCGCGCCACGTTGAAGAGCGGCGGCGTGATCGAGGCCGAACTGGTCGTGGTCGGCATCGGCGTCAAGCCGCGCCTCGCGCTCGCCGAGCAGGCGGGGCTTGCGGCCGACCGGGGCGTCAGCGTCAGCGAATATCTTGAGACCAGCATAGCCGGCATCTTCGCGGCCGGCGACATCGCGCGCTGGCCCGATCCGCATTCGCGGCAAACCATCCGCGTCGAGCACTGGGTCGTGGCGGAGCGGCAGGGCCAGACCGCGGCACGCAACATGCTCGGCAAGCGCGAGCGCTTCGAGGCCGTGCCGTTCTTCTGGTCGCAGCACTATGACGTGCCGATCAACTATGTCGGCCACGCCGAGAGTTTTGACGAGATCGCGATCGACGGCAGCATTTCCGGCAAGGACTGCCTGCTGAAGTATCGCAAGGGCGGCCGCGTCCTTGCGGTTGCTTCAATTTATAGGGATCTCGACAATCTCAAGGCCGAGCTGGAGATGGAGCGGACGCGCGGCTAA
- a CDS encoding HdeD family acid-resistance protein, producing MTSASDISHPSGLGSGIAALHAKWGWIVALGVVYLVAGFVALGSVVMATVASVIVVGAMMIVAGAAEIIGAFQMKSWGKFVIWALLGVLYVIAGFLTFENPLFAAVLLTLFLGASLLASGAVRLFLAFSMKRESPWVWVALSGAITLLLGLLILARWPVNSVYILGLFLGIDLIMAGAGWVSLGFSLKRRH from the coding sequence ATGACAAGTGCCTCGGATATCTCCCATCCTTCCGGCCTGGGCTCCGGGATCGCGGCCCTGCATGCCAAATGGGGCTGGATCGTAGCCTTGGGAGTCGTCTACCTCGTCGCCGGCTTCGTCGCACTTGGCAGCGTGGTCATGGCGACGGTGGCGAGCGTGATCGTGGTTGGTGCCATGATGATCGTCGCAGGCGCGGCCGAAATCATCGGCGCGTTCCAGATGAAAAGCTGGGGCAAGTTCGTAATCTGGGCCTTGCTCGGCGTACTCTATGTTATCGCGGGCTTTCTCACCTTCGAGAACCCGCTGTTTGCTGCAGTGTTGCTGACCCTGTTCCTGGGTGCCTCGCTGCTTGCCTCCGGCGCCGTCCGGCTGTTTCTCGCTTTCAGCATGAAGCGTGAAAGTCCGTGGGTCTGGGTGGCGCTCTCGGGCGCCATCACGCTGCTGCTGGGGCTGTTGATCCTGGCACGTTGGCCGGTGAACAGCGTCTACATCCTCGGCCTGTTTCTCGGCATCGACCTGATCATGGCGGGCGCGGGGTGGGTGAGCCTGGGCTTCAGCCTGAAGCGGCGCCACTGA
- a CDS encoding ABC transporter substrate-binding protein, with translation MKAALVLAAALAACLSTPVSAQKSYGPGISDTEIKIGNTMPYSGPASPLGITGRVISAYFDEVNEKGGINGRKLNLLSLDDAFSPPKTMEAARRLVEGDGVAFIFATMGTAPSSAIAKYLNSNKVPQLFLISSASKWNDPANMPWSMALPWAPNYTSEAAIDVAYARAKNPNARFAVLYQNDDAGKEYLRGVKEALGADADKVIAMASSFEVADPTVDSQVLTLANTKADVFMIYSVTPRACAQAIRKAHEVGWQATRFLASGCANKATVMVPAGLDAGKGVLSLGSLKPFVEVPKDDPAMTAYIDFMKKRLPNADVNNVAGLYGYTVAEALVVLLKQCKDNLTRENIMAQAANLKNVPLSLLMPGITLNTTPQDFRPIKDGYMLEFNGTDWIVASELLRGT, from the coding sequence ATGAAAGCCGCTTTGGTCCTGGCTGCAGCCTTGGCTGCCTGCCTGTCCACGCCTGTCTCCGCGCAAAAATCCTACGGTCCCGGCATCAGCGACACCGAGATCAAGATCGGCAACACCATGCCCTATAGCGGTCCCGCATCGCCGCTCGGCATCACCGGCAGGGTGATCTCGGCCTATTTCGACGAGGTGAACGAGAAGGGCGGGATCAACGGCCGCAAGCTCAATCTGCTGTCGCTCGACGACGCCTTCTCGCCGCCGAAGACCATGGAAGCGGCGCGGCGGCTGGTCGAGGGTGACGGCGTCGCCTTCATCTTCGCGACCATGGGCACCGCGCCGAGCTCGGCGATCGCGAAATATCTCAACAGCAACAAGGTGCCGCAGCTGTTTCTGATCAGCTCGGCCTCGAAGTGGAACGATCCCGCCAACATGCCCTGGTCGATGGCGCTGCCATGGGCACCGAACTACACCAGCGAGGCCGCCATCGACGTCGCCTATGCCCGTGCCAAGAACCCGAACGCGCGCTTCGCGGTGCTCTATCAGAACGACGACGCCGGCAAGGAATATCTGCGCGGCGTCAAGGAAGCGCTTGGTGCCGACGCCGACAAAGTGATTGCGATGGCGTCGAGCTTCGAGGTCGCCGACCCCACCGTCGATTCCCAGGTGCTGACGCTCGCCAACACCAAGGCCGACGTGTTCATGATCTATTCGGTGACGCCGCGTGCCTGCGCCCAGGCGATCCGGAAAGCACATGAGGTCGGCTGGCAGGCGACGCGCTTCCTCGCCTCGGGCTGTGCCAACAAGGCCACCGTGATGGTCCCGGCCGGCCTCGATGCCGGCAAGGGCGTGCTCTCGCTCGGCTCGCTCAAGCCGTTCGTCGAGGTGCCGAAGGATGATCCGGCGATGACGGCCTATATCGATTTCATGAAGAAGCGCCTGCCCAATGCCGACGTCAACAACGTCGCAGGTCTCTACGGCTACACCGTCGCCGAGGCATTGGTGGTCTTGCTGAAGCAGTGCAAGGACAATCTGACGCGCGAGAACATCATGGCGCAGGCGGCCAATTTGAAGAACGTGCCGCTGTCGCTGCTGATGCCCGGCATCACGCTCAACACCACGCCGCAGGATTTCCGCCCGATCAAGGACGGCTATATGCTCGAGTTCAACGGCACCGACTGGATCGTGGCAAGCGAGCTGTTGCGCGGGACGTGA
- a CDS encoding acyl-CoA dehydrogenase family protein: MDFHHSERSLELQERVRRFMRTHVEPVEELYYEQVKPEVTRYKTPQVLQDLKRLAREQGLWNLFLSGEHGQDLNNTGLSNLEYAPVKEIMGRILWAPEVFNCSAPDVGNMEVLANYGTPAQQERWLKPLLEGRIRSGFSMTEPQVASSDATNIQCEIKRDGGDYVINGRKWFTSGAMNEDCGILIVMGKTAPEDPDRHRQQSMILVPRATPGVRIVRDMLTYGYDDAPVGHPEIVYENVRVPAENILLGEGRGFEIAQGRLGPGRIHHCMRLIGCAQRALELMCQRAVSRTAFGKPLAEQGSVREDIAHSFCEIAQARLLTLQAADRMDREGNKMARDLIAAAKIVVPSMAARVIDRAIQIHGAAGVSQDTFLARAYVYARFIRIGDGPDQVHLAAVGKELIKRGGVMA; the protein is encoded by the coding sequence ATGGACTTTCACCACTCCGAACGTTCGCTCGAGTTGCAGGAGCGCGTCCGCCGGTTCATGCGCACGCATGTCGAGCCGGTCGAGGAGCTCTATTACGAGCAGGTGAAGCCGGAAGTGACACGCTACAAGACGCCACAGGTCCTTCAGGACTTGAAGCGGCTGGCGCGCGAGCAGGGGCTTTGGAACCTGTTCCTCTCCGGCGAGCACGGTCAAGACCTTAACAACACTGGCCTCAGCAATCTCGAATACGCGCCGGTGAAGGAGATCATGGGCCGCATCCTCTGGGCGCCGGAGGTGTTCAATTGCTCGGCGCCGGACGTCGGCAACATGGAGGTGTTGGCAAATTACGGCACGCCGGCACAGCAGGAGCGCTGGCTGAAGCCGCTTCTGGAAGGACGCATCCGCTCCGGCTTCTCGATGACGGAGCCGCAGGTCGCCTCCAGCGATGCCACCAACATCCAGTGCGAGATCAAGCGCGACGGCGGCGACTACGTCATCAACGGCCGCAAATGGTTCACCTCCGGCGCGATGAACGAGGATTGCGGGATCCTGATCGTGATGGGCAAGACCGCGCCCGAAGATCCCGATCGCCACCGCCAGCAATCCATGATCCTGGTGCCGAGAGCGACGCCCGGCGTACGCATCGTCCGCGACATGCTGACCTACGGCTATGATGACGCGCCGGTCGGCCATCCCGAGATCGTCTACGAGAACGTTCGCGTGCCCGCGGAGAACATCCTGCTCGGCGAGGGCCGCGGCTTCGAGATCGCGCAAGGCAGGCTCGGCCCCGGCCGTATCCATCATTGCATGCGGCTGATCGGCTGCGCGCAGCGTGCGCTGGAATTGATGTGCCAGCGCGCGGTCTCCCGCACAGCGTTCGGCAAGCCGCTCGCAGAGCAGGGCTCGGTGCGCGAGGACATCGCGCACTCATTCTGCGAGATCGCGCAGGCGCGCTTGCTGACGCTGCAGGCCGCCGACAGGATGGACCGCGAGGGCAACAAGATGGCGCGCGACCTGATTGCCGCCGCCAAGATCGTGGTGCCCAGCATGGCCGCCCGCGTCATCGACCGCGCCATCCAGATCCACGGCGCCGCCGGCGTCTCGCAGGACACGTTCCTGGCGCGTGCTTACGTTTACGCCCGCTTCATCCGCATCGGCGACGGACCGGATCAGGTGCATCTGGCAGCGGTGGGGAAGGAGCTGATCAAGCGAGGCGGGGTGATGGCTTAG